Proteins from a genomic interval of Candidatus Binatus sp.:
- a CDS encoding rhodanese-like domain-containing protein — protein sequence PELTVDVLHKMIERGEPVLVLDSRPYSEFEASHLPGARSAPIGEIARAAADLASDPSVPIVTNCAGRTRSIIAAHLLRRMNLPNPVYALKGGTGAWRIAGWGDELASGADPSQARPSPSSVAAADEFAMRLRSEDRIALVTPSEMRARIAANELLYILDVRLGEEYAAGHIAGARFCSATQVQFIADALVGVQYAPVVTIGDGHARATVAASILKGMGYQNVAVLEGGYLAWAACGYETETGAPFEVDYGQPAWLPRFLQEFPAELGQPRELPVPKIENARERATFVSADALRDTLGATPLPVLIDLRGAGAFATGHIPGARWMSRGWLEFKIAESARSDARVVLYSRRETESVLAAATLAALGYRNVAVLQGGFENWKRRGFDVEEGLGAQSELEEIAVAEIGLFGAGKFGYSNERMARYLKDEEALGRRYHRSS from the coding sequence CCCGAACTGACGGTGGACGTGCTTCATAAGATGATCGAGCGCGGCGAGCCAGTGCTCGTTCTCGACTCGCGCCCATACTCCGAGTTCGAGGCCTCGCATCTCCCCGGCGCACGGAGCGCGCCGATTGGAGAGATTGCGCGTGCGGCGGCCGATCTCGCCTCCGATCCGTCGGTGCCAATCGTGACCAACTGCGCGGGCCGAACGCGAAGCATTATCGCCGCGCATCTCCTGCGTCGGATGAATCTGCCGAATCCGGTATATGCCCTCAAGGGCGGGACCGGCGCCTGGCGGATCGCGGGATGGGGTGACGAACTCGCGAGCGGCGCCGATCCTTCGCAAGCACGGCCGTCGCCGTCGTCAGTCGCCGCGGCCGATGAGTTCGCCATGCGCCTCAGAAGCGAGGACCGTATCGCGCTCGTCACGCCGAGTGAGATGCGCGCGCGAATTGCGGCTAATGAGTTGCTTTACATCCTCGACGTGAGATTGGGCGAAGAATACGCAGCAGGCCATATTGCGGGCGCGCGCTTCTGCAGCGCCACTCAAGTCCAATTCATTGCCGATGCGCTGGTCGGCGTTCAATATGCTCCGGTAGTGACGATAGGCGACGGGCACGCCCGCGCAACAGTGGCAGCGTCCATCCTGAAGGGCATGGGCTACCAAAACGTGGCGGTGCTCGAGGGCGGCTATCTTGCGTGGGCGGCGTGCGGCTACGAAACAGAAACGGGCGCGCCATTCGAGGTCGATTATGGGCAACCGGCATGGCTGCCGCGCTTCCTGCAGGAGTTCCCGGCCGAACTTGGACAGCCGCGCGAACTACCCGTACCGAAGATCGAAAACGCCCGCGAGCGCGCAACCTTCGTCTCCGCCGACGCGCTGCGCGACACCCTGGGAGCGACTCCGCTTCCCGTACTAATCGATTTGCGGGGCGCCGGCGCGTTCGCGACCGGCCACATTCCGGGCGCGCGATGGATGTCGCGCGGATGGCTGGAATTCAAGATTGCGGAGTCGGCGCGAAGCGATGCGCGCGTGGTCCTCTATTCACGCCGCGAGACGGAATCGGTGTTGGCGGCCGCGACGCTGGCCGCGCTCGGCTATCGTAATGTGGCAGTCCTGCAGGGCGGATTCGAGAACTGGAAACGGCGCGGGTTCGACGTAGAAGAGGGTCTCGGCGCGCAATCCGAACTCGAAGAGATCGCGGTCGCCGAAATCGGGTTGTTCGGCGCGGGCAAGTTCGGCTACAGCAATGAAAGGATGGCGCGCTACCTGAAGGACGAAGAGGCGCTCGGGCGGCGCTATCACCGCTCTTCTTGA